Proteins found in one Candidatus Brocadiaceae bacterium genomic segment:
- a CDS encoding MBL fold metallo-hydrolase, whose translation MAAQVTLISNAGLCIAAAGAVVYVDAFHGLADEGGQAVPGDDRADLILVTHAHRDHFDARRVADAAGRTGATVVGPRSVIRRLRDRVPADRLCEMEPPLAPAGECARSVCRQLPSARVTALRTFHTRDHNSYLVETAGFRFFHDGDNEDTSRIDAAALGALDVLLIGPWWGGGWVAFIETLAPRRYVLIHLDADERRRHAAGTFLPDLCDHVPDGLAVLAPGEMLCLD comes from the coding sequence ATGGCTGCCCAAGTGACGCTGATCTCCAACGCCGGCCTGTGCATCGCCGCGGCGGGCGCCGTCGTCTACGTCGACGCCTTTCACGGCCTGGCGGACGAAGGCGGCCAGGCCGTGCCGGGCGACGACCGGGCCGACCTCATCCTGGTCACCCATGCGCATCGGGACCACTTCGACGCCCGGCGAGTGGCCGATGCGGCCGGGCGCACGGGCGCGACCGTCGTCGGGCCGCGCTCGGTGATCCGGCGGCTTCGGGACAGGGTGCCGGCCGACCGGCTCTGCGAGATGGAGCCGCCGCTTGCCCCTGCGGGCGAATGCGCCCGAAGCGTCTGCCGGCAGTTGCCGTCCGCACGGGTGACCGCCTTGCGCACGTTCCACACACGCGACCACAACTCGTACCTGGTCGAGACGGCCGGGTTCCGGTTCTTCCATGACGGCGACAACGAGGACACGAGCCGCATCGACGCGGCCGCACTCGGCGCGCTCGACGTCCTGCTGATCGGGCCCTGGTGGGGCGGCGGCTGGGTGGCGTTCATCGAGACGCTGGCCCCGCGGCGCTACGTGCTGATCCACCTGGACGCCGACGAACGGCGCAGGCACGCGGCCGGGACGTTCCTGCCGGATCTCTGCGACCACGTCCCGGACGGCCTGGCGGTCCTGGCGCCGGGAGAGATGCTGTGCCTTGACTGA
- a CDS encoding GNAT family N-acetyltransferase, with translation MPDRSEGVLILYNVPLNADGVDDAPCAEADAGVLDQVRAVGHALEALGVPFRSAGVRTLGDLPRELATAPEAAVFNLVEALRGDARDFTLVPALCAAFGKACTGGDTFCLVHTLDKWQAKAALRAAGVPVPDGVLAVAPMADATGLPGGPLIVKPCRAEASEGIDADSVFEGQGAGLDAAVERVCAQFGCPALVERFLSGREVNVSVLQRGASTEVLPLAEIEFVDFPPEAPRIVGYRAKWLADSAEFRNTPRRIPADLPEATADEVRRQALRAWEALGCRDFARVDFRLDRQLRPHVLEVNANPDLSPDGGFAAALAAASIPFEEFVRVVLENARRRAARTEGRVQAAPGAPGGVRIRCSRPDDRAAIAAIAVETRVFRPEEVAVACEVLDDALAQGPEGDYRSFTAEVGGRPAGWVCFGPTPCTQATYDIYWIMVAPWAQGTGAGRALIAHAEDLIARSGGRLAVVEASGGPPGDRARGFYVRVGYEEAGRVPDFYAPGDDKVIYLKRLGPPASS, from the coding sequence ATGCCCGACCGTAGCGAAGGCGTCCTGATCCTGTACAACGTGCCCCTGAACGCCGACGGAGTCGACGACGCCCCGTGCGCGGAGGCCGATGCGGGTGTGCTGGACCAGGTGCGGGCGGTCGGGCACGCGCTGGAGGCCCTGGGCGTCCCGTTCCGAAGCGCCGGCGTGCGCACCCTGGGGGACCTGCCGCGGGAACTGGCGACGGCCCCGGAGGCCGCGGTCTTCAACCTCGTCGAGGCTCTGCGGGGCGATGCGCGCGACTTCACGCTCGTGCCCGCGCTCTGCGCAGCCTTCGGCAAGGCGTGCACGGGCGGCGACACCTTCTGCCTGGTCCACACTTTGGACAAGTGGCAGGCGAAGGCGGCGCTGCGGGCGGCCGGGGTGCCGGTGCCGGACGGCGTGCTGGCCGTGGCGCCCATGGCGGACGCGACCGGCCTGCCCGGGGGGCCGCTCATCGTCAAGCCGTGCCGGGCGGAGGCCAGCGAGGGGATCGACGCGGACTCGGTGTTCGAGGGCCAGGGGGCGGGCCTGGACGCGGCCGTCGAGCGCGTCTGCGCGCAGTTCGGCTGCCCGGCGCTCGTGGAGCGCTTCCTGTCCGGACGCGAGGTCAACGTGTCGGTGCTGCAGCGGGGGGCTTCGACGGAGGTGCTGCCGCTTGCGGAGATCGAGTTCGTGGACTTTCCGCCGGAGGCGCCCCGGATCGTCGGCTATCGGGCCAAGTGGCTTGCGGACTCCGCCGAGTTCCGCAACACGCCCCGGCGCATCCCGGCGGACCTGCCGGAGGCGACCGCCGACGAGGTGCGGCGCCAGGCCCTGCGCGCCTGGGAGGCGCTGGGTTGCCGCGATTTCGCACGCGTGGACTTCCGCCTGGACCGGCAGTTGCGCCCCCACGTGCTGGAGGTGAACGCCAACCCGGACCTCTCGCCGGACGGCGGCTTCGCTGCGGCGTTGGCGGCGGCCTCGATCCCGTTTGAGGAGTTCGTCCGCGTCGTGCTCGAGAACGCCCGCCGTCGCGCGGCCCGCACCGAGGGGCGCGTGCAGGCGGCGCCGGGCGCGCCGGGGGGAGTGCGCATCCGGTGCTCGCGGCCCGACGATCGCGCCGCGATTGCGGCCATCGCGGTCGAGACGCGGGTGTTCCGCCCCGAGGAGGTGGCCGTGGCCTGCGAGGTGCTCGATGACGCCCTCGCCCAGGGTCCCGAGGGGGACTACCGGTCCTTCACCGCGGAGGTGGGCGGCCGGCCCGCCGGCTGGGTCTGCTTCGGGCCCACCCCGTGCACGCAGGCCACGTACGACATCTACTGGATCATGGTCGCCCCATGGGCGCAGGGCACGGGCGCGGGCCGCGCGCTCATCGCGCACGCGGAGGACCTGATTGCACGCAGCGGCGGGCGGCTGGCCGTCGTCGAGGCTTCGGGGGGCCCGCCCGGTGACCGCGCA
- a CDS encoding D-alanine--D-alanine ligase — protein MSIGLVYDLRSDYLAMGWSEEEVAEFDSDETIDALADALTALGHDVERVGHARALVRRLCDGRRWDLVFNIAEGRHGRCREAVVPALLELYEVPCTFSDPLVCAMTLDKAVAKRVVASAGLATPRFHVVAGEDDLPDVDLAYPLFAKPLAEGTGKGIDGSSRIETRERLEQVCRRLLARYRQPVIVEEYLPGREFTTGILGTGRDARILGTMEVCIRPDAPESDYSREMKERCKEFVDYRPLEASALRDELEALALGAYRVLEVRDAGRLDFRLDSRGRPAFLEANPLPGLHPTHSDLPMIATQEGMSFVRLIGEIVESATTRVGSGAGGDHARP, from the coding sequence CTGAGTATCGGCCTGGTCTATGACCTCCGGAGCGATTACCTGGCCATGGGCTGGAGCGAGGAGGAGGTCGCCGAGTTCGACTCCGACGAGACGATCGACGCCCTGGCCGACGCGCTGACGGCCCTGGGCCACGACGTGGAGCGGGTAGGGCACGCACGCGCGCTGGTCCGCCGGCTCTGCGACGGCCGCCGGTGGGACCTCGTGTTCAACATCGCCGAGGGCCGGCACGGCCGCTGCCGAGAGGCCGTCGTGCCGGCGCTGCTGGAACTCTACGAGGTGCCCTGCACGTTCTCCGACCCTCTCGTGTGCGCGATGACACTGGACAAGGCGGTCGCCAAGCGCGTCGTCGCCTCGGCCGGGCTGGCCACCCCCCGCTTCCACGTCGTGGCGGGCGAGGACGACCTGCCCGACGTCGATCTGGCCTACCCCCTGTTCGCCAAGCCGTTGGCCGAGGGGACGGGGAAGGGCATCGACGGCTCCTCGCGGATCGAGACGCGGGAGCGTCTCGAGCAGGTCTGCCGGCGGCTGCTGGCGCGCTACCGCCAGCCGGTCATCGTGGAGGAGTACCTGCCCGGGCGGGAGTTCACGACCGGCATCCTGGGCACCGGACGCGACGCGCGCATCCTGGGCACCATGGAGGTGTGCATACGGCCGGACGCCCCGGAGAGCGACTACTCGCGGGAGATGAAGGAGCGCTGCAAGGAGTTCGTGGACTACCGGCCGCTGGAGGCGTCCGCACTGCGCGATGAGCTGGAGGCCCTCGCGCTGGGGGCCTACCGGGTGCTCGAGGTCCGCGACGCCGGCCGCCTGGACTTCCGGCTCGATTCCCGGGGGCGGCCCGCCTTCCTGGAGGCCAATCCGCTGCCCGGCCTGCACCCGACCCATTCGGACCTGCCCATGATCGCCACGCAGGAAGGCATGTCCTTCGTCCGGTTGATCGGGGAGATCGTCGAGAGCGCGACCACGCGGGTCGGCTCCGGCGCGGGAGGTGACCATGCCCGACCGTAG
- a CDS encoding KamA family radical SAM protein, producing the protein MERPEWEDWHWQMRRRVRSLAQLQRLFPDLPTSLGTAEAIGRFPMAITPYYASLIRSLDPGDPILQMCVPQGRECCDPPHLCSDPLKEDDDMPVPGLVHRYEDRALLLATTVCGSYCRHCTRKRIAGQRETTVTAAQLRGIRTYLEAHPEVRDVIVSGGDPFTMETTALEAVLQTVRGVPSVDVVRIGTRCPVVMPMRVTDDLVAMLRRYHPLYVNTHFNHPAELTPRSIEACERLADAGIPMGNQSVLLRGVNDSPQILEALFRGLLRIRVRPYYLYQCDLVRGVEHFRTPLARGIEIMEYLRGRLSGLAIPSFIVDAPDGGGKIPVLPNYVVSVSPTHTVLRNYQGVLVAYPEPSDTPWPAGEADASTAPTGVWHLASGNARHVEPAVPRRRRRKPGPAHGDRAVG; encoded by the coding sequence ATGGAGCGACCGGAGTGGGAAGACTGGCACTGGCAGATGCGCAGGCGCGTCCGGTCGCTCGCGCAACTGCAGCGGCTGTTTCCCGACCTGCCGACCTCCCTGGGGACGGCCGAGGCGATCGGCCGATTTCCCATGGCGATCACGCCGTACTACGCCTCCCTGATCCGTTCGCTGGACCCCGGCGATCCGATCCTGCAGATGTGCGTTCCGCAGGGGCGGGAATGCTGCGACCCGCCGCACCTGTGCAGCGACCCGCTGAAGGAAGACGACGACATGCCGGTGCCCGGGCTGGTGCACCGGTATGAGGACCGGGCACTGCTGCTGGCCACGACGGTGTGCGGCTCCTACTGCCGCCACTGCACGCGCAAGCGCATCGCCGGGCAGCGCGAGACGACCGTCACGGCCGCTCAGCTTCGGGGCATCCGCACGTACCTGGAGGCCCATCCGGAGGTGCGCGACGTGATCGTGTCCGGAGGCGATCCGTTCACGATGGAGACGACAGCCCTGGAGGCCGTCCTGCAGACGGTGCGGGGCGTGCCCTCGGTGGACGTCGTGCGCATCGGCACGCGCTGCCCGGTCGTCATGCCCATGCGGGTGACGGACGATCTGGTGGCCATGCTGCGCCGCTACCATCCGCTCTACGTCAACACCCATTTCAACCATCCGGCCGAGCTGACGCCCCGTTCGATCGAGGCCTGCGAGCGCCTGGCCGACGCCGGCATCCCCATGGGCAACCAGTCGGTGCTGCTGCGAGGCGTCAACGATTCACCGCAGATTCTGGAGGCGCTGTTCCGCGGCCTGCTGCGTATTCGCGTGCGCCCGTACTACCTGTACCAGTGCGATCTGGTGCGCGGGGTCGAGCACTTCCGCACGCCCCTGGCCCGGGGCATCGAGATCATGGAGTACCTCCGCGGGCGCCTCAGCGGCCTGGCGATCCCGAGCTTCATCGTCGATGCGCCGGACGGCGGCGGCAAGATCCCCGTCCTGCCCAACTACGTCGTCTCGGTGAGCCCCACGCATACCGTGCTGAGGAACTACCAGGGGGTGCTGGTCGCCTACCCGGAGCCCTCGGACACCCCTTGGCCGGCCGGTGAGGCGGACGCCTCGACCGCACCGACCGGCGTCTGGCATCTGGCCAGCGGCAACGCCCGCCACGTCGAGCCGGCGGTCCCGCGTCGCCGGCGGCGCAAGCCCGGGCCGGCCCACGGAGACCGGGCGGTGGGGTAG